A DNA window from Gallaecimonas pentaromativorans contains the following coding sequences:
- the rfaH gene encoding transcription/translation regulatory transformer protein RfaH, with amino-acid sequence MLGWYLVYCRAKQEARAKTNLNNQGFETYLPRVLSEKISRGKRQLAETVLFPNYLFVHLDPEGGDFYKVRSTRGVSGFVRSGDKPAQIPSKLIKTLALNEERLELAGVFDEGFKPGQRLRLLNGPFKGLSAVYTMNEGQERIKVMVEILNSQSPLSISLKDVERL; translated from the coding sequence GTGTTAGGTTGGTATCTGGTTTATTGCCGCGCAAAGCAGGAAGCGCGTGCCAAGACAAACCTCAATAATCAAGGCTTTGAGACCTACCTTCCTCGGGTGCTCAGCGAAAAAATCAGCCGTGGTAAGCGCCAGCTTGCCGAGACGGTGCTGTTCCCCAACTACCTCTTTGTACACCTTGACCCTGAAGGTGGCGATTTCTATAAAGTCCGCTCTACCCGTGGCGTTAGCGGCTTTGTGCGCAGTGGCGACAAACCGGCCCAGATCCCGTCGAAACTGATAAAAACCTTGGCTTTGAACGAAGAGCGCCTCGAGCTGGCAGGGGTCTTTGATGAAGGCTTTAAGCCTGGGCAGCGGCTACGGCTGTTGAACGGCCCGTTCAAAGGCTTGAGCGCGGTTTACACCATGAATGAAGGCCAAGAGCGCATCAAAGTGATGGTTGAGATCCTTAACAGCCAATCGCCGTTGTCTATTTCCTTAAAAGACGTTGAACGATTGTAA